The sequence CACGAGGTCAAGCCTCAACGTAAGTACAACGGGCTTCTCTCCGCCGAATCGCTGCTAAGACAGCCGTTTGTCAGCAGTTTTTCATAGGCAAACATTTCCTTGTTTTGTTTTTTCATCAGGGTCCAGCCTAAATTCCCGAGCATTTATAACTATGCCTCGCTCAGACCAAGTATCGGAATGTCGAGTGCCTTGAGTATCTGCCGCTGGGAAGAAGTTCCGGGACGTTGTTCCGTTGCCACAAATTCTACTGTTGATTTTCTGGGTCAATATGCGAAGCTGGGGTTTCGCGTTCCCAAGTGGATTTCCGGTTTTGTTCTTTTTGCAGAAGTTTTTCGTAGGGGGATTCCGGAGCGATATCCGCTTCGTTGGGCCATGCGATGGATGGGTGGAGAGGGGCGAACACAGGGCCTTTTTGCGGTGGGGGGCTTTGAGGCGCTCATAATCCTCATAAGGACAATCGAATATTTTTCTATATTCCATAATTACAACTATTTAGCTGTGTTTGCCACCCGGAGCTTCTGATTTGTGCGAGAATGAAGGGAGAGTGTTATATTGCGCTGTGAATGGGGAATTCAAATCTTGCGGAGTGAATATGAGTCCTACCGTGTTTTGTGAACAAGGGTTTCGATTTTTCTTCTTTTCGCGTGAAGAGAGCAGAATGCATGTACATATTCTATCGGGTGATGGCGAGGCGAAGTATTGGCTTGAACCTGAAATTGAACTTGCTAAAAATTCCGGTTATTCAAGAATTCAGTTAAAACAGATCGAATCAATAGTGGAGGCACACAGCGATGAACTCTGTCAAGCATGGCGAAAGCATTTCAGAAGTTGAGGTATCGAACATTTCACAACACGGCATCTGGCTTCTCTATAACGGCAAAGAGTTGTTTCTTTCATATAACGATTTTCCGTGGTTCAGGAATCAAACGGTAAAATCAATTCTTAACGTTAAGGAGCAATCAGCTGGTCATTTCTGGTGGCCTGATCTGGATGTAGATTTGACGGTGGAGATTATAGAACATCCAGAACGCTTTCCGCTTGTTTCAAATGAGCAAGTGACATCTTGATCTGGTTGGTATCCGGGAGGTACTGAGCCGTTGTTTCGTTGCCAAAAATTCTTTATTGAGCCGAGGGACTCTCTTCCGTTGCTAAAAAATCTTTTTTGTGAGAATAGAAAAATCATGGGGGGAATCCCTATGTTAAATCATGAACTTGCAATGACCAGAATGCAGCGTTACCTGCATGCTCGAGATAGAATAGGGACGCAGTGCAATAGCGTGAATATTCTGGGGAAAGTGTACCACCCATTCTGCTGCAAAGTGTATCACTGATTCCGGAGGAAAGTGTACCACCGACCAAGGGCTGATTTGGTATGTGTAATTTACAGAGTACTTGGAGACGTAAGTAAACGAGGGAAATAACCTCGCGTATCAGAGCCAGCTGCTTTTCCACCGGTCGGTTTCAGCTGACGGTATGTTCCGGAACGCCTGACAGCGTTACACGCGCCAGGTTGCAGGGCAAAAACGGCAGGAGCAGTACCCTGTTCCTGCTGATATGATTCTTCAGGGCATCCTGAAATAGCTGCTCTATGTATATATTTCGTCAACACACCCGCGCATCTTACAAGGAGAGGGTGTGACGTTCCCAACCTGTTTCGATGCAGGCATTTCATTGCAAAATCCCTGGTCCTGATGATTTTCAAAGACATTACCTGGCTGGACAGTGCCAGTATTGAAGCGATCGAACAGCAGTTGCCTGAAACTGTTTCCCGGCGCCCCCTGACCCGCGGTCTGCGCCGAAGCGCCCTTATGGTTTCGGCCCATCGGGTCAACCATCTGAACAAACTGGATCTACTGGCAGCAGATATGGCTGTCATCAATCTGGAAGATGGCGTTGCACCGCAAGAGAAGCCCCGCGCTCGTGCTCTGGCTGCGCTGTTTACCGCCCATGCCCGAGAGGCGAAAACGGAACTGATTGTACGGGTCAATCCCTTGGGTGAAGGGGGTGAAGAAGATATCCGGCTGATCAATCGGGCAGTGCCGGACGCAATCCGTATCCCCAAGGTCAGAACCGCTCAGGAAGTCGAACAGGCTTGTCGCCTGGTAGATCCTGCGATTCGAATCCATCTCTCTGTCGAGACCGGTGAGGCACTGAAGAAACTCGCCGATTTGAGGGTTGAGGAGCGGGTGGATACGGTCTATCTGGGTATTCTGGATTTATGTGCCGATCTCGGATTGCCCCAGTCGGTGATCACTCCAGGGAACCCAACGGCCAGCTATCTGCTTTCACGCTTTCTGGTGGATGCCCTCACAGCCGGCTTTCATCCGGTATCGTTTGTCCATCAGGAGTACAAGGATCTGGAGACCTTCGAAAAATGGTGCCTTCAGGAACGGAGCATGGGCTTTTCATCCAAAGGCTGTATCTCTCCGGGGCAGGTGGAGCTGGCCAACCGGGTTTTCGCCCCCAAGCCAGAGGAGCGCGCGCGAGCAATAACCATTGTGCGCTGTTTTGAAGAGGAGGCAAAAAAGGGCAACACCGGCTTTGTGCATGAGCAGTACGGGTTTATCGACGAGCCTGTTTACAGAGGAGCATTGGCTGTCCTGGCTGCAACCGATCATGAGAAAGTCTCAGGAATGTAATGCGATGCGATGCTGAATATAGAGGAACCAGGGACGCGAGTAAATAAGGTAAGCTGGAATAGGGGACGCAGTGCAATAGCGTAGAAGATTGTATTTGGCAGTGCAGTGAGAAAACAAAAGATGTGTGCTGGCAGCTTTTGAAATGCAAAAACAAGAGAGCCATATTCCACGAGGAGCGATACTTGACACACCGGGAACGCTGCATCATGTAATGGTGCGGGTAATCGAACAGGGAAGTATCGTTCGTGACGATTGCGACAGAGTGTGATTTCTTCGCTGCTACCTTCCGGTACAGGGCCTTGAAGCAGAACAGGAGGGGAGACCGTTGGGACGAAAACAACTGCCGGCACCGGAACAACAGGGGCGCGGGCTCGGTCGCCCCGGTCTACGCCTATCCCGAAGGGGTCTCCGGCTACGGCACCTGGAACCAGAGCGGCAACGTCATGGAGTGGTGCAGCGTCTGGCACGACGAAACCGATTCCGCAAACACTGCCTCCGGTGAAGAAACCCTCCGCCAGGAACGGGGAGGCTGCTGGCGCTATCCCGACAAGTTCGCCTTCCGCTGTTCACAGCGTTCGTTCGTGGTTTCCAAAGCCGTCAACGATTTCCGGGGATTCCGCCTCGTATTGCCGGTGCAGGCGGACTCATAAACAACTCAGCCCTCAGAACTCGTAACTCAGAACTGAAAAAAACTTGCCGTGCTTTGTAGGTAATCGTATATTTTTTTTGCAAAACGAGTTATTCTACCCAAGTCTCCCATAACCCTTGCAGCTTTCGAATGAATAAAAAACACTTCTCCGAGCTGCATGTCGAGGATAACGACGGGATGTAGCAGGCATTCAAGGCCGAACTGATGGCTTGCCTTTTGATAGACAGGAGGGTGAATATATGAGCATGAGAAAAAAAACAGGTAAGGAGGTCTCTATTGTTCGCTCCTCGGCGG comes from Chlorobium limicola DSM 245 and encodes:
- a CDS encoding DUF4160 domain-containing protein; the encoded protein is MSPTVFCEQGFRFFFFSREESRMHVHILSGDGEAKYWLEPEIELAKNSGYSRIQLKQIESIVEAHSDELCQAWRKHFRS
- a CDS encoding DUF2442 domain-containing protein, whose amino-acid sequence is MNSVKHGESISEVEVSNISQHGIWLLYNGKELFLSYNDFPWFRNQTVKSILNVKEQSAGHFWWPDLDVDLTVEIIEHPERFPLVSNEQVTS
- a CDS encoding HpcH/HpaI aldolase/citrate lyase family protein; this translates as MIFKDITWLDSASIEAIEQQLPETVSRRPLTRGLRRSALMVSAHRVNHLNKLDLLAADMAVINLEDGVAPQEKPRARALAALFTAHAREAKTELIVRVNPLGEGGEEDIRLINRAVPDAIRIPKVRTAQEVEQACRLVDPAIRIHLSVETGEALKKLADLRVEERVDTVYLGILDLCADLGLPQSVITPGNPTASYLLSRFLVDALTAGFHPVSFVHQEYKDLETFEKWCLQERSMGFSSKGCISPGQVELANRVFAPKPEERARAITIVRCFEEEAKKGNTGFVHEQYGFIDEPVYRGALAVLAATDHEKVSGM
- a CDS encoding SUMF1/EgtB/PvdO family nonheme iron enzyme; amino-acid sequence: MKQNRRGDRWDENNCRHRNNRGAGSVAPVYAYPEGVSGYGTWNQSGNVMEWCSVWHDETDSANTASGEETLRQERGGCWRYPDKFAFRCSQRSFVVSKAVNDFRGFRLVLPVQADS